One Arthrobacter sp. Marseille-P9274 genomic region harbors:
- a CDS encoding NAD(P)/FAD-dependent oxidoreductase: protein MTEHITDPIVIIGAGHAGVAVAAGLRTRGWAGGIVLVDAQHDAPYERPPLSKDLLAPGAGDRTAPLRKEGYYEAKGIERVTGQAAASIERAGRAVVLTDGSRRPYYRLVLATGSRARELPVPGADLDGVHALRTYRDGLAIKQSLVPGVRVVVIGAGFIGMEVAAAAVKNGCTVTVLEFQDRVMKRVTSEPVSAYFEHLHRSQGVRLEFGAAVNEIQGDGRVERVLTSDGRTFEADVVVAGIGVLPNQELAEAAGLDCRDGVLVNEQCRTTDPHIYAAGDVTRYTSPFSGTSQRLESIQNANAQTEAVVNDILDHQGKPAEVPWFWTVQHDVRLQTAGVMHPEDEAIVRGDPKTGKFAVVYLRDGRLAAVDTIGGLTDFRPAKKLIPSGLLLDPALVADPDVKLEDAVLGADSRHSIHEAGAALV from the coding sequence ATGACTGAGCACATCACGGATCCCATCGTCATTATCGGAGCAGGGCACGCCGGGGTCGCCGTCGCCGCTGGGTTGCGTACCCGCGGCTGGGCCGGAGGAATCGTTCTCGTCGACGCGCAGCACGACGCACCTTACGAGAGGCCGCCCCTGTCGAAGGACCTCCTGGCGCCCGGCGCCGGGGATCGAACTGCGCCGCTGCGCAAAGAGGGCTACTACGAGGCCAAGGGCATTGAGCGCGTGACCGGGCAGGCCGCTGCGTCGATCGAACGCGCTGGCCGCGCCGTCGTCCTCACGGACGGCAGCCGGCGCCCCTACTACCGGCTGGTGCTGGCCACCGGCTCACGGGCCCGCGAGCTGCCCGTCCCGGGGGCGGACCTCGACGGCGTGCACGCCCTGCGGACCTACCGCGACGGGCTGGCCATCAAGCAGTCCCTGGTCCCGGGGGTGAGAGTGGTGGTCATCGGCGCCGGCTTCATCGGGATGGAGGTGGCCGCCGCAGCGGTCAAGAACGGCTGCACCGTGACGGTGCTGGAGTTCCAGGACCGGGTCATGAAACGGGTGACCTCAGAGCCGGTGTCTGCTTATTTCGAACACCTTCACCGCTCCCAGGGCGTGCGTCTGGAGTTCGGGGCGGCAGTGAACGAAATCCAGGGCGACGGCCGCGTCGAACGCGTCCTCACTTCGGACGGACGCACCTTCGAGGCCGACGTCGTCGTGGCCGGCATCGGGGTGCTGCCTAACCAGGAGCTGGCCGAGGCCGCCGGCCTCGACTGCCGGGACGGGGTCCTGGTCAACGAGCAGTGCCGAACGACCGACCCCCACATCTACGCCGCCGGGGACGTAACCCGGTACACCAGCCCGTTCAGCGGCACCAGCCAGCGGCTGGAATCCATCCAGAACGCCAACGCGCAGACCGAGGCCGTGGTCAATGACATCCTCGACCACCAGGGCAAGCCGGCGGAGGTTCCCTGGTTCTGGACCGTCCAGCACGATGTCCGGCTCCAGACCGCCGGCGTTATGCACCCGGAGGACGAGGCCATCGTGCGCGGTGACCCCAAGACGGGGAAGTTCGCCGTCGTCTACCTGCGTGATGGCCGCCTGGCCGCTGTTGACACCATCGGTGGACTGACCGACTTCCGCCCCGCTAAGAAACTGATCCCCAGCGGCTTGCTGCTGGACCCGGCCCTG
- a CDS encoding cytochrome P450 codes for MMSQATTLETPLPRSEEGSLPYSHELDWPEGMEPFKVVDDGSQENPYAHYTWMRANAPVLRCWSPVSDVYFISRYEDVRRAFRAPKIFSSEVVSPPPMTFLTLFDAPNHTRLRKIVATAFTPKAIKLFEDRVRETANGLLDDLIAQGGGEVVEDYAIKLSMATISALLDVPAEDYEKMKFWSDETFSYFGRLARNAPGTGTDEDSAHEFWAYLKDTLERLYAEQSPSMGGHIARMWKDEGLLTEQEAKELCSFVFIAGHDTTTILLANAFRIFAERPDLLRRVRENPENPGRFADELARHSGAVHRASRITTEEVEVARTIIPAGSIVRLLNASASRDLFEDGDVFDIDHDNSKSLGFGHGVHSCLGQPLARLETTVTAEVLAHRLASVTLDPAHEIEYVRGNNLTNAGPHRMHVFLEERHD; via the coding sequence ATGATGTCCCAAGCAACGACGCTCGAGACGCCGCTTCCGCGCAGTGAGGAAGGCTCCCTTCCCTACTCCCACGAACTGGACTGGCCTGAGGGGATGGAGCCCTTCAAGGTCGTCGACGACGGCTCCCAAGAGAACCCGTATGCGCACTACACCTGGATGCGCGCGAACGCGCCGGTCCTGCGGTGCTGGTCGCCGGTCTCCGATGTCTACTTCATTTCCCGCTACGAAGACGTCCGCAGGGCCTTCCGCGCACCGAAGATCTTCTCTTCGGAGGTGGTCTCCCCGCCACCGATGACGTTCCTGACCTTGTTCGACGCCCCGAACCATACCCGTCTTCGCAAGATTGTGGCCACCGCGTTCACCCCGAAGGCGATCAAACTGTTCGAGGACCGGGTGCGGGAGACCGCCAACGGGCTCCTCGACGACCTCATCGCCCAGGGCGGGGGAGAAGTCGTGGAGGACTATGCCATCAAATTGAGCATGGCGACGATTTCCGCGCTCCTGGACGTCCCGGCCGAGGATTACGAGAAGATGAAGTTCTGGTCCGACGAGACGTTCTCGTACTTCGGCCGCCTCGCGCGCAACGCCCCGGGCACGGGCACCGATGAGGACAGCGCGCACGAGTTCTGGGCCTACCTCAAGGACACGCTGGAACGCCTCTACGCCGAGCAGAGCCCGTCCATGGGCGGGCACATCGCCCGGATGTGGAAGGACGAGGGTCTCCTCACCGAGCAGGAGGCCAAGGAGCTTTGCTCGTTTGTTTTCATTGCCGGGCACGACACCACGACGATCCTGCTGGCGAACGCCTTCCGCATCTTTGCCGAGCGGCCCGACCTGCTCCGGCGCGTTCGCGAGAACCCGGAGAATCCGGGCAGGTTCGCGGACGAGCTGGCCCGCCATAGCGGCGCCGTCCACCGCGCCAGCCGCATCACCACCGAGGAGGTCGAGGTGGCCCGAACGATCATCCCCGCAGGCAGCATCGTGCGCCTGCTCAACGCCTCCGCCAGCCGGGACCTCTTCGAGGACGGCGACGTCTTTGACATCGACCACGACAACAGCAAGTCGCTCGGGTTCGGTCACGGGGTGCACAGCTGCCTGGGCCAGCCGCTGGCCCGGCTGGAGACCACGGTCACCGCCGAAGTGCTCGCCCATCGGTTGGCTTCGGTCACCCTGGACCCGGCACACGAGATCGAGTACGTCCGCGGCAACAACCTCACCAACGCAGGCCCGCACCGCATGCATGTCTTCCTGGAGGAGCGCCATGACTGA